The window CATCCCGAACGACAAAAGCAGCTCAAGGCATTTGTCATGGATGGCGTGCCCGCCAGCTACCGCAGCGTCGGTCAGTTTGCATTGAGTAATTCATGGGTATTCTGGACGTTCCAGGTGCCGTTGTCCTGGTTGGTGCCGGACGGCGACAGCGCCATCAACTCCATGGCGCAGCTCAACGGCGTGCCGAAATTGATCTACCACAGCATCGACGATCCGATCGTGCCTCTTTCCAACGGCATCCGTCTGTATCAAGCTGCGCCGCCGCCGCGAGTCCTGCAACTGACGCGGGGCGGGCATGTGCAGACATTCGCTGACCCGGTCTGGCGCAAAGTCATGCTGCGCTATCTCGAAGACCCGCAGCATTTCGATGGTCTGCGCCGCCTGGGTGAAATTCCCAATTACCCGGCACCCCAGAATTCAGAAAATGAACCAGAGAGTCCGCAATGAGTGAAGAACGTAACGCCATCCCGCTGATCATCACCGGTATCTGCAGCATCCTCGGCACCGTTGCTGCCCTGTGGTGGTACGGCTACCTGCACTTCGCCAAGCCTGAGGATGCATTGCGGCTCAACGAATTCACCATGCTCAAGACCGTGCCGGGCGAAGACTACAAAGTCTCCCTGGAACCGGCCGCGCAAGTGGCGCAGTGCATCGATGGCGTGCTGGTGTTATTCGACACCGAACAGAAAGGCCTGACCGGCGTGTTGATCAACGACCGCAAAAAAGCCGTGCGCTGCATGGGCCAGGAAACGCCGCAGAAGCTGGAGCAATAAGCCAATTTTCACAGGCGACACAAAAACCAATGTGGGAGCCAGCCTGCTGGCGATAACGATTGAACATTCAACATTGATGTTGACTGATACACCGCTATCGCCAGCAGGCTGGCTCCCACAGGTTTTTGTGTTGTAGCTGATTACTGAGTGTAAGAGCTAACCGCCGAACGCGGAATCACTGGCTGGTTGTCATTGGAAATCGTCACTTCAACCCGACGATTCTGTGCCCGCCCCGACGTGCTGGTGTTATCCGCCACCGGGTATTCCTTGCCGTAACCCTGAGCGACGATGCGGGTCGGATCGACGCCCATCTTCACCAGCGCCATGCGCACGGAGCTGGCGCGGCGTTCCGACAGCGACTGGTTGTGCGACGCCGTACCGGTGCTGTCGGTGTAGCCTTCGACGATCACTTTGCGATCGGGATTTTCCTGAAGGTACTGCGCCAGTTTGTTGATGTTCATCAGACCATTGGATTTCAGCTCGGCCTTGTCGGTGGCAAATAACACGTCACCGAACGTCACCAACGTACCGCGATCGGTCTGCTTGGCGTTGAGGCTGTCCTGCAACTGTTTGATCTGCTGGTCGCGAGCATCGAGGCGCGCCTGGGCCCGTTGCGCGGAAGCGTTTTTCAGATTGGCTTCAGCGGTGCGCAGGGCGATGGTTTGCTTCGCCACTTCAACGCGCTGGTTGGTCAGATAGGCCAGTTGATCCACTTTGGCCTGATCTTCCTTGTCCAGATAAGCCTTGTCGGCCTTGTCCAGATAATCGCTCGCTTCCTTGGTTTCCAGCGCCGCGACTTTGCTCGCCTGCGGGTTGGCTTGCAGGCCGGAATAGTTGGTGCGGGCCTGTTCAAGGTTGGCATTGGGTGGTGTGGAACATGCCGCCAAGGCAACACTTGCGGCCAGCAGGGCAGGGATCATCAATTGTTTGGAATTCATGGTTTCGTCCTTTTAGTCGATTAAGAAAAACGTCAGGCCGCGCCCGTTACTGAACGGTGCGCTGGCTTTCCTGACGCAGTTCCTGAACGCCTTTCTGAGAGTCCTTCACAGACTGTTCTGCCTTCATTGCCTGGGCCTTGCGCTCTGCCACGCGAGCGTCCCACTCGGCCTGTTCGGCGAGCATGCG of the Pseudomonas sp. MAG733B genome contains:
- a CDS encoding OmpA family protein translates to MNSKQLMIPALLAASVALAACSTPPNANLEQARTNYSGLQANPQASKVAALETKEASDYLDKADKAYLDKEDQAKVDQLAYLTNQRVEVAKQTIALRTAEANLKNASAQRAQARLDARDQQIKQLQDSLNAKQTDRGTLVTFGDVLFATDKAELKSNGLMNINKLAQYLQENPDRKVIVEGYTDSTGTASHNQSLSERRASSVRMALVKMGVDPTRIVAQGYGKEYPVADNTSTSGRAQNRRVEVTISNDNQPVIPRSAVSSYTQ